TGACAGGCACCTTCAGTTTCACCATTTCGAACAAGTTGCGGGCAATCGCTTCGCCTTGTCCACGTTCCTCCGCTTCGAGGCCTGGGTAAGCACCCGGCGTATCGATGAGCGTAACGATTGGCTTATCGAATTTTTCGGCCAGTTTCATGAGGCGGAGGGCCTTGCGGTAACCTTCGGGATTGGCCATACCGAAATTACGGATCTGGCGCATTTTGGTGTTGATACCTTTTTGCTGACCAATGAACATCACCGTTTCGCCGTCGAGATCGGCAAAGCCGCCAACCATGGCCTTATCGTCTTTTACGTTACGATCGCCATGCATTTCAACGAAGTTAGTCACCATGCGTTCGAGGTAAGCGAGCGTATAGGGACGGTCCGGGTGGCGGCTAAGCTGCACCTTTTGCCATGCGGTGAGGTTGGCATATATATCTTCGCGCGTCAGTGCGATTTTTTGTTCATATTCCTTTACAGTAGCAGAAACATCTACGCCTGACTTTTCGCCATTCTCTTTGAGTTTATCGAGCTGCTCGTACAGTTCGGCAATAGGTTTTTCAAAATCCAGGAATTGCATAATCAGATTTAAAAAAGGTTAAAGAGCGTGTAAAGGTAAGGTTTGATTTTTTTAAAAAAAGATTTGCGCAATTGATTTTTTTGTTGCTATCTTTGCAATCCCAAAACGGAAGAGCGATGCTCTGAAGTTACTGGAAGGATCGGTAGTTCAGTCGGTTAGAATGCCGCCCTGTCACGGCGGAGGTCGCGGGTTCGAGTCCCGTCCGGTCCGCAAAAAGGCTCGTCAGAAATGATGAGCCTTTTTTCGTTTTGGGGGAAACTTTCAGACCGGCGATTTCATTTTGGCTCGAAGCCTGCTCTTTTTTTCTTTAAAGCATAGTTAGCAACTGACTAGTTATAATTCCCGTTAGGATAGCAATAAAAAAACTAAGGAACGTTCCAATGACTACGTATTCAGTAAGCTTTGTTTCCTTGGGTTCTTTTAAATCACCAAATCTGAATACTGATTTAGCCGCCAGTAAAAATCCAACTCCTTCCCATTTCCCTAAAAGGATGAACGTCAAAATCAACAACCTTTCAAGAAACCCGATCCATTCACCCGCATTTTCCAAAGATTCATGCACGCCAGCTGCGCG
This genomic interval from Chitinophaga horti contains the following:
- a CDS encoding acetyl-CoA carboxylase carboxyltransferase subunit alpha; the protein is MQFLDFEKPIAELYEQLDKLKENGEKSGVDVSATVKEYEQKIALTREDIYANLTAWQKVQLSRHPDRPYTLAYLERMVTNFVEMHGDRNVKDDKAMVGGFADLDGETVMFIGQQKGINTKMRQIRNFGMANPEGYRKALRLMKLAEKFDKPIVTLIDTPGAYPGLEAEERGQGEAIARNLFEMVKLKVPVICIIIGEGASGGALGIGIGDRIFMLENSWYTVISPENCSTILWRSWNFKEKAAEELRLTSDQMSKFGLVDGVIKEPVGGAHSNHDEMAEILKKSIKATLAELKQIDPETRIQQRIEKFSNMGFFEER